TCGACCAACAAAATCTTTATTCTCTGATTTAAGCGAATTATTAGGTGAAGTTTCTGGCTTTTCGGACACCACTATTGCTAACCGAATTTAACTGTCTTTTGATTAGACTACGAAAATTGCTTTTAGTAACTTTTTTACCCCAGGCTTGAGACAGCAACTTCCACAAAAGTGAACCTATATCCTCAGCGTGTTCTTCTGTACAGCCATATTCATCAGCAATTTTTAAATATTTCCTACCTTGCCAAACTTGAGTAATAATAGCTTGCTGTAAATCGCTGAGGTGTTTATTTGTCTGTAGATAAACTTCTCAATCTATCAGAATTACTGCTGCTTCAACATCCATATTAAACAATATTGCTTTAAGTAGCGATCGCTGATTGATCTTCTCTATATATTGGCAATTAGTATCAATTTATAGTTTTGCCTAGCTCAAAGTATCTATTTCTCTAGTTGTCAATCTAGTAAAAAGCTCAGCGAAACAATACGACTTATGATAGAAGTGACTCCTTTAAATTTTTTATAAGATATAAGTGCATTCAAGCAAAGTATTGCACTGGATGGGGGTTGTACCGTTGTGACCCATTGCTGATAGCCGAAGGAGAGCGAACTGGCAGGCTTTCAGACAGTAAAAATTAAGTTAGTTCGGTGTAGAGTTTTTATCGCTTCCTCTACTTAATTGCTACCGAGGGAAGGCGCAACCCTTCATCAAAACGGTCTTAGGTAGCAGACGAAAATCTTAATTAATATTCAATTAATAAGTATTAATTACAGTTATTTTTTCAACCTATATTTATAATGAGTTGAAAAATTTTTGTCGGCGATTGGTGATTTAGAAATCAATTGCTGGTTACTGTTTGAGTGATTAATTTTACCAAGGCAAAATCTCTCCATTAGCGTGCCAAAACGTTCCCGTATTATTTAGATTTAATTCCTCAATACGAGCCAGTAAGCCCTTAACTGAAGTTTCAGTAGTGATCCCAGAGTCGGTAAAGCCAGTCATGCGAGTTTTGACCAAACCAGGATGTAAAACCGCCACCGCAATTCCCTGATGCTTGAGATCGTGAGCTAAAGACTTTCCTGCCATTGATAAAGCTACCTTAGACATCCGATAACCGTATGAGCCACCAGAAGTATTATCATTAATTGAACCCATACGACTTGTCATTAAAACAACTTTCGAGCCAGAGGCTAAGTTAGGCAGTAAGGCACTAGTCAATCTTAAAGGCGCGATCGCATTTACCTCAAACTGCCGACGAATACTCTCAAAATCGAGATTGGCTAAACTGACTCGTTCCACAATTCCCGCATTGTTAATTAAAACATCGATTTTTTTGCCATCTAACCTTTTGACTAAATCTCGAACGGCTGATTCAGAGGTAAGATCGACATTTACTTCAATTTTTACACCTAAGTTTTCTAATTCTGTTGAAGGCGATCGACAAACAGCAATAACCTGATTTCCCTGCGCCTTAAGCTGACGGCAATATTCTAAACCAATACCTCTGTTTGTTCCCGTAACTAAATAAGTTTTTGTCATTCTGAAATTGCTAATTTAAAGTGTGAACTCAATGTTACTGTTCCACGCTTATACTTCGTTTACCAAAATTACTCGTCTGGCGATGTTTTTGGCAAATCATCCTGGTTCACTGCATCAGTTTCAACAGCTTCATCTATTTGCAAGATAGGTTCTGATGCTTTATCTGGGAGAAAGAAAAGTCGTTCTTTACCTCGGTCAAAAAATTGCCGTGAGCCACTATCAGAATCAATAAAAAGACTCGGCTGTTGAATCGGTTTGATATTGTTAAGTTGACTAGAATTAAGATTATTTATATTTGGTGTATTATTACTTGTCGTTCCAGACGGCAAGTTCTGGGCGCGAGTTATTTGACCAGATAAAATTATAGGTACTGCGAGCGAATATGGGGTTGATTTAATTAGACACTTTTTTAGAGTATTAATGTTTAATTGCCTGAGAAAATAATCCCACATTGCTTATTCCTCATTAAACTTTATTTATTTTAATCTTAGCTAAACAATGTGACGGCTGAAATCTAGTACAATATAATTATTGTTGACGAAAAAATCAATATATTGAGCGAGACTTGATTTCTGTGCGGGCAAAGCACTACTTTGCTCTTACTTGCTCGTAACTAATTCTTAACCAAAGTTATTAACTTAACGAAAATAAATAGGGGATTCACCCTATAATCAAAAATCAATTTAGAAAGCTTTAAGGCGGTCTGTAAACCTTTTGTGTTAGAATTTTCGAGTATTTTTTCATAACGCATCAAATTCAAAGCTAATCAGGCATTTTTCGGAGGAACTACATGACTACCACTTACGATGCAGATCAAATTCAGGTTCTGGAGGGACTCGAAGCAGTACGCAAACGCCCAGGGATGTATATTGGTTCAACAGGACCAAAGGGGCTGCATCACTTAGTATATGAGGTGGTGGATAATTCCATCGATGAGGCACTCGCTGGTTTTTGCACCCATATAGAAGTTGAGATTAATTCTGATGGGTCAATTACCGTAACTGATGACGGGCGAGGTATTCCTACAGGGATTCATTCTAAAACAGGTAAGTCTGCTTTAGAGACTGTAATGACTGTGCTGCACGCTGGCGGTAAATTTGGCGGCGCAGGAAGCGGTTATAAAGTTTCTGGTGGTTTACACGGGGTAGGTGTATCTGTCGTAAACGCCCTGTCAAAATTAGTTGAGGTTACAGTCTGGCGCGACAAAAAAGTTTACCTGCAACGCTACCAACAAGGTAAACCTCAAGGGCAATTAACGGTACAGCCTAACAAAGAACAACCTAAGCGTACAGGAACTTCAGTTCATTTTATTCCTGACGATACTATTTTTACCGAAACAACCGTCTTTGAATACGAAGTTTTGGCAAAGCGGTTAAAAGAACTAGCCTATCTCAACGCAGGGATTAAGATCACTTTTAGCGATAATCGTGAAGCAGAAATACGTCAAGATGTTTTCTGTTACGAAGGTGGTATTAAAGAGTATGTCGAATACATGACCATAGAAAAAGACCCCCTGCACCAAGATATTATTTATGTCAACAGAGAAAAAAATGGCGTAACGGTTGAAGTTGCTTTGCAGTGGTGTATCGATTCCTATAGCGATAATTTGCTAGGTTTTGCCAACAACATTCGTACTATTGATGGCGGTACTCACCTTGAGGGGTTAAAAACTGTTCTGACCAGAACAATGAATACCTTTGCTCGTAAGCGCAATAAGATCAAAGATAACGAATCTAACCTGGGAGGAGAGAACATCCGCGAAGGTTTAACAGGTGTCGTCTCGGTTAAAGTACCCGATCCTGAATTTGAAGGACAAACTAAAACCAAACTGGGTAATACAGAGGTTCGGGGAATTGTCGATTCTTTAGTTGGGGAAGTTTTAAACGACTATTTAGAGTTTAATCTCAACGTCGGCGATGCCATTATTGAAAAGGCAGTTCAGTCATTCAAAGCAGCTGAAGCAGCCCGCCATGCTAGAGAGTTAGTTCGTCGTAAATCGGTATTAGAGTCATCTCCTTTACCAGGGAAACTAGCTGACTGTAGTTCTCGCGATCCCGAAGAGTCAGAAATCTTCTTGGTGGAAGGCGATTCTGCGGGTGGTTCGGCCAAGCAGGGACGAGACAGAAGATTTCAGGCAATTTTGCCCCTCAGAGGTAAGATTATTAACATTGAAAAGACTGATGACGCTAAGATTTATAAGAATAATGAGATTCAGTCAATGATTACTGCCCTGGGTTTAGGTATTAAAGGAGACGAGTTCGATCCTGCTCAATTACGTTATCATCGCATCGTAATTATGACGGACGCTGATGTTGATGGGGCCCATATCAGAACTCTACTCCTAACCTTTTTCTATCGCTATCAGAGAGCGTTAGTAGACCAAGGCTATATTTATATTGCCTGTCCTCCTCTGTATAAATTAGAACGGGGACGCAACCATCAATATTGTTATAGCGATCGCGAATTACAACAGTGTATTAATGAATTTCCCGCTAATGCCAACTATACTATTCAACGCTTTAAAGGGTTAGGTGAAATGATGCCTCAACAACTTTGGGACACGACTATGAACCCTGAAACCCGCGCCATGAAGCGCGTAGAGATTGATGATGCAGCCGAAGCTGATCGCATTTTTACGGTTTTAATGGGCGATCGTGTTGCGCCTAGAAGGGAATTTATTGAAACTCATGCGCCCAAGTTGAATTTAGACGACTTAGATATCTAACTTGTGTCGTTTTACTCATAAGTTTAAATATTTACGCATAAGTTTAAATATTTTACTTATAAGCTTAAATGTTAGGTAGAATCTAGGGTATCTCACGGAGATCATAAACGCATGAACTTGTTTCGGGCAAAAGACCTCTAACAATTATAAGAGATACCCTTATCTTATGACTGTTTCTAAAAAGCTACGCAGCAATCGCGGATACAAGCAAACCGTTGGCAATTTCAGTAGTTACAAAATGAAGACGAGTGTTTGGTATGATTGTGCACTCAAAAGAGATTTTATGTACTAGCTGGAATT
The sequence above is drawn from the Coleofasciculaceae cyanobacterium genome and encodes:
- the gyrB gene encoding DNA topoisomerase (ATP-hydrolyzing) subunit B is translated as MTTTYDADQIQVLEGLEAVRKRPGMYIGSTGPKGLHHLVYEVVDNSIDEALAGFCTHIEVEINSDGSITVTDDGRGIPTGIHSKTGKSALETVMTVLHAGGKFGGAGSGYKVSGGLHGVGVSVVNALSKLVEVTVWRDKKVYLQRYQQGKPQGQLTVQPNKEQPKRTGTSVHFIPDDTIFTETTVFEYEVLAKRLKELAYLNAGIKITFSDNREAEIRQDVFCYEGGIKEYVEYMTIEKDPLHQDIIYVNREKNGVTVEVALQWCIDSYSDNLLGFANNIRTIDGGTHLEGLKTVLTRTMNTFARKRNKIKDNESNLGGENIREGLTGVVSVKVPDPEFEGQTKTKLGNTEVRGIVDSLVGEVLNDYLEFNLNVGDAIIEKAVQSFKAAEAARHARELVRRKSVLESSPLPGKLADCSSRDPEESEIFLVEGDSAGGSAKQGRDRRFQAILPLRGKIINIEKTDDAKIYKNNEIQSMITALGLGIKGDEFDPAQLRYHRIVIMTDADVDGAHIRTLLLTFFYRYQRALVDQGYIYIACPPLYKLERGRNHQYCYSDRELQQCINEFPANANYTIQRFKGLGEMMPQQLWDTTMNPETRAMKRVEIDDAAEADRIFTVLMGDRVAPRREFIETHAPKLNLDDLDI
- a CDS encoding SDR family oxidoreductase, which produces MTKTYLVTGTNRGIGLEYCRQLKAQGNQVIAVCRSPSTELENLGVKIEVNVDLTSESAVRDLVKRLDGKKIDVLINNAGIVERVSLANLDFESIRRQFEVNAIAPLRLTSALLPNLASGSKVVLMTSRMGSINDNTSGGSYGYRMSKVALSMAGKSLAHDLKHQGIAVAVLHPGLVKTRMTGFTDSGITTETSVKGLLARIEELNLNNTGTFWHANGEILPW